A window of the Sporosarcina sp. FSL K6-2383 genome harbors these coding sequences:
- a CDS encoding choice-of-anchor I family protein, translating into MKMRKKMISGIAAAGILFGASQPHNVFAEQSSLFQYKGDDLKVTRIGQYDSAVGIGGTEIMAYDETLKRAFVTNGVVSGIDILSFEALTSGEFTKVRALKRVFLADFGIENVTDITSVASHPTKDLVAVSVVSNPKTDPGYIVFLTKEGAYISHVQVGSLPDMVTFTPDGTKAIVANEGEPGDDYAVDPEGTISIIDVTKEPSDFTANTLSFKDVEIDGKVRVNSKGTILQQLEPEYVAVSEDSKLAYVSMQENNAIATVDLVAEKILNVKGLGVKDHSIPGNELDGKRNDETTIENLPLLGFYMPDAIDTFTSGGKTYILTPNEGDARDYETYSEEAEIGDIADKIKLNADHYKGFTQEELDQLVADGLFDEMKKTKITLEQGMTADGSYEALHSYGGRSFSIFDAETMELVFDSGSEFEEITAEALPQFFNTDNEEIAYDKRSSAKGPEPETVVSGEIDGKKYAFIALERVSGIMVYDLMNPLKPEFVTFITSRDYSGDIKGDVSPEGLRFISADKSPTGHALLAATHEVSGTVAIYEFGGKGMHKSVLFEDIEESHWAYPFVDDLYQRGVIAGKTTTTFAPQDEVTYVQLTEMLANALDVPSLAQDAVQAIFEAEISHGEFNPNAKLTREQMAVMAVHAYEYATKTTVIVKGEKNYSDIENVGDYALKDVQKAHTLGVMEGDGDKFLPKESSTRAQAAKVLSTLLEQIESDLNN; encoded by the coding sequence ATGAAAATGAGAAAGAAAATGATTTCAGGGATTGCGGCAGCGGGAATTCTTTTTGGTGCAAGTCAGCCACATAATGTATTTGCAGAACAATCGTCTTTATTTCAATATAAAGGGGATGATTTGAAGGTGACGCGAATTGGTCAATATGACAGTGCAGTAGGTATTGGTGGTACTGAAATTATGGCTTATGATGAAACGTTAAAACGTGCCTTTGTCACAAATGGCGTCGTATCTGGCATTGATATTCTTTCTTTTGAAGCATTAACATCTGGTGAATTTACAAAAGTAAGAGCCTTAAAACGAGTATTTTTAGCGGATTTCGGTATTGAAAATGTAACAGATATTACGAGTGTTGCATCTCATCCGACAAAAGATCTAGTGGCGGTATCGGTCGTCAGTAATCCGAAAACAGACCCAGGCTATATTGTTTTTTTAACAAAAGAGGGAGCATACATATCGCACGTGCAAGTCGGTTCATTGCCCGACATGGTGACATTTACACCGGACGGGACAAAAGCCATCGTTGCAAATGAAGGAGAGCCGGGTGATGATTACGCGGTTGATCCGGAAGGTACGATTTCCATCATTGATGTCACGAAAGAACCAAGCGATTTCACAGCAAATACACTTTCATTTAAAGATGTGGAGATCGATGGGAAAGTTCGAGTGAATTCTAAAGGGACCATCCTTCAGCAATTGGAGCCAGAATATGTAGCGGTTTCTGAAGATAGTAAACTAGCGTATGTATCGATGCAAGAAAATAACGCCATCGCTACAGTTGACCTCGTGGCAGAAAAAATCCTTAATGTGAAAGGGCTAGGGGTGAAAGATCACTCTATTCCTGGGAACGAGCTCGATGGAAAGCGTAATGATGAAACAACAATTGAAAATCTTCCTCTTCTAGGTTTTTACATGCCAGATGCCATTGATACGTTTACCTCTGGCGGCAAAACGTATATTTTGACACCTAATGAAGGTGATGCCCGGGATTACGAAACGTATTCTGAAGAGGCTGAAATTGGGGATATCGCCGATAAGATTAAATTAAATGCAGATCATTATAAAGGGTTCACGCAAGAAGAACTCGATCAGTTAGTGGCGGATGGTTTATTCGATGAGATGAAGAAAACCAAAATCACACTCGAGCAAGGTATGACAGCAGATGGTTCTTACGAGGCGCTCCATTCGTACGGTGGACGCAGTTTCTCCATCTTTGACGCTGAAACAATGGAGCTTGTGTTTGATAGCGGAAGTGAATTCGAGGAAATTACAGCTGAAGCACTCCCTCAGTTCTTTAACACGGATAACGAGGAAATCGCATACGACAAAAGGAGCTCTGCAAAGGGTCCAGAACCCGAAACCGTTGTTAGCGGAGAAATTGATGGTAAAAAGTATGCATTTATCGCTTTGGAGCGAGTGAGTGGAATAATGGTCTATGACCTTATGAATCCATTGAAACCTGAGTTCGTCACGTTTATTACAAGTAGAGATTATAGCGGGGATATTAAAGGGGATGTATCGCCTGAAGGTCTGCGCTTTATTTCAGCTGACAAGAGCCCTACAGGTCATGCTCTATTAGCGGCAACTCATGAAGTATCTGGCACGGTTGCGATCTATGAATTTGGTGGAAAAGGCATGCATAAATCAGTTTTGTTTGAAGATATCGAAGAGAGCCATTGGGCGTATCCATTTGTTGATGATTTGTACCAGCGCGGCGTGATTGCAGGGAAAACGACAACGACCTTTGCACCTCAAGACGAAGTAACATATGTGCAGTTGACGGAGATGTTAGCGAATGCCCTCGATGTACCAAGCCTAGCACAGGATGCGGTACAGGCTATTTTTGAAGCTGAAATTAGTCATGGTGAATTCAATCCAAACGCAAAACTCACACGTGAACAAATGGCGGTCATGGCGGTGCATGCATATGAATACGCAACGAAAACAACAGTTATAGTTAAAGGTGAAAAGAACTATAGCGATATAGAAAATGTGGGCGATTATGCGTTGAAAGATGTTCAAAAAGCCCATACACTAGGGGTAATGGAGGGAGACGGAGATAAATTCCTTCCAAAAGAATCTTCTACGCGTGCTCAAGCCGCAAAAGTACTATCAACTTTGCTGGAGCAAATAGAAAGTGATCTGAACAACTAA
- a CDS encoding ABC transporter permease: MKIVKKLINFIIGMMLLVAVWQLVIVIGGYEEALFPSPQTVGQEIVSMVMDGSLFVHLQVSLGRFAAGYLLAVIPAILLGMLLGRMPRVWQIVDPVAQVLRPVSPVAWSPFIVLWFGIGNMPAIAIIFIAAFFPVLLTTVNGVKKIDQDYLKIAENMEIKQPQLMVKIIFPAAFPSIVSGLHLALGTAWIFLVAGEMVGAQSGLGYLIVDARNTLNLAGVLAGIVFIGLCGFILDRLIGLFELWVGRHWGISS, encoded by the coding sequence ATGAAAATCGTAAAGAAACTTATTAACTTTATAATTGGAATGATGTTGCTTGTAGCGGTTTGGCAACTCGTTATTGTTATTGGCGGCTATGAGGAAGCACTATTTCCATCGCCACAAACGGTTGGGCAAGAAATTGTTAGTATGGTGATGGATGGCTCTCTTTTTGTGCATTTACAGGTGAGTCTTGGACGGTTTGCAGCTGGCTATCTACTGGCAGTTATACCGGCTATTCTCCTTGGCATGCTACTAGGAAGAATGCCGCGTGTTTGGCAAATCGTCGACCCCGTGGCACAAGTATTACGTCCCGTATCTCCTGTGGCATGGTCTCCCTTTATCGTCCTTTGGTTCGGTATCGGTAATATGCCGGCAATCGCCATTATTTTCATCGCAGCCTTTTTCCCGGTGCTACTGACGACAGTAAATGGTGTAAAAAAAATCGATCAAGATTACTTGAAGATTGCAGAAAACATGGAGATTAAGCAGCCACAACTGATGGTTAAAATTATTTTCCCGGCTGCCTTTCCCTCCATTGTGAGTGGTCTTCACTTAGCACTCGGGACTGCATGGATTTTCCTTGTGGCAGGTGAAATGGTTGGTGCACAATCCGGTCTTGGTTATTTAATCGTCGATGCACGCAATACACTGAATCTAGCTGGTGTGCTAGCAGGTATTGTATTCATAGGGCTATGTGGATTCATCCTCGATCGGTTAATTGGTCTGTTTGAGTTGTGGGTGGGCCGTCATTGGGGAATCTCTTCTTGA
- a CDS encoding ABC transporter substrate-binding protein — MKKWTALLVICAMLLTTACSKPTEKATGDKPTIKIGYLPITHAGPLYMDAYFQEDYTIELVKFGSWPDLMDALNTGRIDGASALIELAMKAKEQGIDLKAVALGHKDGNVLISSHDIDATADLQGKTYAIPHKFSSHNILLNEMLKKDGMTYEDVNVVEMAPAEMPAALSENRIAGYIVAEPFGAQAVVLNKGQVHYHSDEIWPDSYCCVLVMRNDFIKKNIDITQSFINHYALAGELANQKDDLVYESFGQFMKVDREVLDLSLEWISYDDLRIEQPDYDKLSGFMVEMGLSDQPPLYEDFVDNTFIEKAK, encoded by the coding sequence ATGAAAAAATGGACTGCACTACTTGTTATATGCGCAATGCTCCTGACAACCGCTTGCTCGAAACCTACCGAAAAAGCGACTGGTGATAAACCGACTATTAAAATTGGATATTTGCCGATTACACACGCTGGGCCACTTTACATGGATGCCTATTTTCAAGAGGATTACACAATTGAATTGGTGAAGTTTGGGTCATGGCCTGATTTAATGGATGCACTCAATACAGGGCGGATTGACGGGGCATCTGCACTCATTGAATTAGCAATGAAAGCGAAAGAACAAGGGATTGATTTGAAAGCCGTGGCACTTGGTCATAAAGATGGTAATGTACTAATTTCTTCACACGACATCGATGCCACAGCAGATTTACAAGGGAAAACATATGCCATTCCCCATAAATTTTCATCCCATAATATTTTATTAAATGAAATGCTAAAAAAAGATGGTATGACCTATGAGGATGTCAATGTAGTCGAAATGGCACCCGCTGAAATGCCGGCTGCACTCTCAGAAAATCGAATCGCTGGTTACATTGTTGCCGAACCTTTCGGGGCGCAAGCTGTCGTACTGAACAAGGGCCAAGTACATTATCATTCAGATGAAATTTGGCCAGATTCTTATTGCTGCGTCCTTGTTATGCGTAATGATTTTATAAAGAAAAATATAGATATTACACAAAGCTTTATCAACCACTATGCGCTGGCAGGAGAGCTTGCCAATCAAAAAGATGACCTAGTCTACGAATCTTTTGGACAATTTATGAAGGTTGATAGAGAAGTGCTTGACTTGTCATTGGAGTGGATTTCTTATGATGATCTTCGCATTGAACAACCGGACTATGACAAGCTTTCCGGGTTTATGGTTGAAATGGGCTTGTCGGATCAACCACCACTATATGAAGATTTTGTAGACAATACATTTATCGAAAAAGCGAAGTGA
- the tenA gene encoding thiaminase II, whose protein sequence is MTFCDEVRSECDALWQGSFDHPFIKGVADGTLPVEVFKFYVQQDSYYLSHFAKIQALGAVKAQDLLTTQRFAAHAERTCSAEMSLHESFFSMLDITEEERTAFQPAPTAYQYVSHMYRAAHEGDLADILAALLPCYWLYYEIGERLKDAKPNHPVYDKWIQTYSSEWFEELVQEQIARMNELAEAVSPERRLRLKEHFRKSSYYEWQFWAMAWTQQQWTIHPYEEVANQ, encoded by the coding sequence ATGACATTTTGTGATGAAGTACGGTCGGAATGTGATGCATTATGGCAAGGGAGCTTTGACCATCCATTTATCAAAGGAGTAGCAGACGGCACTTTGCCTGTAGAAGTGTTTAAGTTTTATGTGCAACAGGATTCTTATTATTTGTCCCATTTTGCAAAAATCCAGGCGCTGGGTGCTGTGAAAGCACAGGATTTACTAACGACACAACGGTTTGCAGCACACGCAGAACGTACATGTAGTGCGGAAATGTCCTTGCATGAGTCCTTTTTCAGCATGTTAGACATAACCGAAGAAGAACGCACAGCATTCCAACCTGCGCCAACCGCTTATCAATATGTTTCCCATATGTATCGCGCAGCTCACGAGGGTGATTTAGCAGATATCCTCGCTGCATTGTTGCCATGTTACTGGTTGTATTATGAAATTGGCGAAAGACTCAAAGACGCGAAACCAAATCACCCCGTTTACGATAAGTGGATTCAAACCTACAGTTCTGAATGGTTTGAAGAGCTTGTACAAGAACAGATTGCCCGGATGAATGAACTAGCGGAAGCTGTTTCCCCAGAGAGACGCCTTCGGCTCAAAGAACATTTCCGTAAGAGCAGCTATTATGAATGGCAGTTTTGGGCAATGGCCTGGACACAGCAACAGTGGACAATTCACCCATACGAAGAGGTAGCGAACCAATGA
- a CDS encoding acyl-CoA dehydrogenase family protein: MNNSIVNKKEVLDTLIKQELKPYVKQIDVDAFYAETFLRKLGESGLFSSVGRTKNEVLLDELSIVSTTAKTCMTTAFCLWCHLAALTYVRNTKNEQLRAELLGQLENGSLLGGTGLSNPMKFYVGLENLHLKAERVDGGYSISGVLPSISNLGSDHAFGVIAGLNDDERIMCFVSCDSEGLSLKERNDYLGLNGSATYACVFKQVFVPDSRIISEDADAFVQKVRPVFMAYQIPLGLGVTAASIQSIEKVCQKQNGCNQFLQTQPTKLKEANEAYEKRLVALLESDDWDWKAIAKVRLDSAYLTLEAVQAAMLHHGSAAYLNTSAPARRLREAYFYANLTPTIKHLEKVLSS; the protein is encoded by the coding sequence ATGAACAACAGCATAGTAAACAAAAAAGAAGTGCTCGATACATTAATCAAACAAGAATTGAAGCCATACGTGAAACAGATTGATGTGGACGCTTTTTATGCGGAAACGTTTTTACGTAAACTCGGTGAATCGGGGCTCTTTTCTTCTGTTGGCCGTACGAAAAATGAAGTTCTGTTAGATGAACTCTCTATCGTATCGACAACGGCAAAAACATGTATGACGACTGCTTTTTGTTTATGGTGCCACTTAGCCGCTTTAACGTATGTCCGAAACACGAAAAATGAACAGTTGCGCGCGGAACTGCTAGGGCAACTCGAAAATGGTAGCTTACTCGGCGGAACAGGACTTTCCAACCCGATGAAATTTTATGTCGGGCTTGAAAATCTGCATTTAAAAGCGGAACGAGTCGATGGCGGCTATAGTATCTCAGGCGTGCTCCCTTCAATTTCAAATTTAGGGTCTGATCATGCATTTGGAGTGATTGCTGGCTTAAATGATGATGAGCGCATTATGTGTTTTGTCTCCTGTGATTCAGAAGGTTTGTCACTTAAAGAGCGCAATGATTATCTTGGACTAAATGGCAGTGCCACGTACGCATGCGTCTTTAAACAAGTATTTGTTCCCGATAGCCGTATCATTTCCGAAGATGCTGACGCCTTTGTACAAAAAGTACGCCCAGTATTTATGGCTTATCAGATTCCTCTTGGTCTCGGGGTAACCGCGGCATCCATTCAATCGATTGAAAAAGTATGCCAAAAACAAAATGGCTGCAACCAATTTCTCCAAACCCAGCCTACTAAACTGAAAGAAGCCAATGAGGCCTATGAAAAAAGATTAGTCGCCCTACTTGAATCTGATGATTGGGACTGGAAAGCAATTGCAAAAGTCAGATTGGACTCTGCTTACTTAACGCTTGAGGCCGTCCAAGCCGCTATGCTACATCACGGCAGTGCTGCCTATCTCAATACGAGCGCGCCTGCAAGAAGATTACGGGAAGCTTATTTTTATGCTAATTTAACACCGACGATTAAGCATTTGGAGAAGGTACTAAGTTCATAA
- a CDS encoding DUF3238 domain-containing protein translates to MLFEMKTVMHRADVISFAWNDVGGVYHVYKDGNHVYEGTVPEFNDGDFRHAKLYNYAIERTEDGEVVDVIAVQTSAFAERKSKDNPLQSLVMTTIVAKTQIVLSWEEISDVDEYEVFRNGVHMKTVKENFYSDRDFSLDETYRYTVRSRRPIAKSEDRFNRSKSLFSTVFGMLNPASSKEQAAVEVFEVTKWIAQPRELLTPIQDRIRRPNVDRWKLRYTTFLADRWVKNPNGFAWNHYFKGDGRGFDVEGEGFRTRVNIELAYDQLGAPLIFTKAVGPSIAYSRLKRFREQATASHEGIVLKRLDHGQGESGFLLTHAVGNPLTPAPKINYEMQAVLRRNGTFDMTGYHDQAPHHEIYMMRGEGNEWQPIHQVESKGLAWLSPVIARQYWRCSSFG, encoded by the coding sequence GTGTTATTTGAAATGAAAACCGTTATGCATCGGGCAGATGTTATTTCATTCGCATGGAATGATGTGGGTGGGGTTTATCACGTTTATAAAGATGGCAATCATGTTTACGAGGGGACTGTGCCCGAATTTAATGACGGTGATTTTAGGCACGCAAAATTGTATAATTACGCGATTGAACGCACCGAAGATGGCGAAGTGGTCGATGTTATCGCGGTTCAAACGTCAGCGTTTGCCGAACGTAAAAGTAAGGATAATCCCCTTCAATCACTCGTCATGACAACGATTGTTGCGAAGACTCAAATCGTTTTGTCGTGGGAGGAAATTAGTGATGTCGATGAATATGAAGTGTTTCGAAATGGCGTGCATATGAAAACGGTGAAGGAGAATTTCTACAGCGACCGGGATTTTTCGTTGGATGAAACTTATCGCTATACCGTTCGTTCGAGGCGCCCTATTGCTAAGTCAGAAGATCGGTTTAATAGGAGCAAGTCACTGTTTTCAACTGTTTTCGGCATGTTGAATCCGGCTTCATCGAAAGAACAGGCAGCCGTTGAAGTTTTTGAAGTGACGAAATGGATTGCGCAGCCGCGGGAATTGTTGACGCCTATTCAAGATCGAATTCGCCGTCCGAATGTGGATAGATGGAAATTGCGCTACACGACATTCTTGGCAGATAGATGGGTGAAAAATCCAAATGGCTTTGCATGGAATCATTATTTTAAAGGAGATGGCAGAGGGTTTGATGTGGAAGGAGAGGGCTTTCGAACTCGTGTCAATATTGAACTGGCATATGATCAGCTCGGTGCGCCGTTGATATTTACAAAAGCTGTTGGGCCATCGATTGCCTATAGTCGTTTGAAACGATTTCGAGAACAAGCAACCGCTTCGCATGAAGGAATCGTTTTGAAACGTTTGGATCATGGACAGGGAGAATCCGGATTTTTGCTAACACATGCAGTGGGCAATCCTTTAACACCTGCTCCGAAAATAAACTATGAAATGCAAGCGGTTCTTCGACGAAATGGTACGTTTGATATGACAGGCTACCATGATCAAGCGCCACATCATGAAATTTACATGATGCGTGGTGAAGGGAATGAGTGGCAGCCAATTCATCAGGTGGAAAGTAAGGGGCTTGCTTGGTTATCACCGGTTATCGCCCGGCAATATTGGCGTTGTTCGAGCTTTGGCTGA
- a CDS encoding DMT family transporter, whose product MNGVPMLQMTLAMAIFGSIGFFTGKTGIPAAELVFVRCICATLFLGLCWVVAGQHKVEVWRKREVIQTIICGVFLVLNWVFLFKAFEEMSITVAITLYNLAPIFVLIIGSLFLKEKMTVTGLLAIITCFLGSIFIIGIQNFSSFTDFVGSGFGWAILSAVCYAMTMLIGKGITGLSAYAMTFVQTTIGILMLFPFMNFTVFVGLSDSNWFYIIGTGLIHTGFVYYLFFNSLRKLTTVVISALVFVDPVVAILLDTIILDFHPSILQTVGIFLIFGGIVYTIIGAPVREIKTESASKVI is encoded by the coding sequence ATGAATGGAGTGCCCATGTTGCAAATGACACTGGCGATGGCGATTTTCGGTTCAATCGGATTTTTTACAGGAAAGACCGGGATTCCAGCGGCAGAATTAGTATTTGTTCGGTGTATTTGTGCCACACTTTTTTTAGGTCTTTGTTGGGTCGTTGCAGGTCAACATAAAGTGGAGGTGTGGCGAAAACGGGAAGTTATACAAACGATTATTTGTGGTGTTTTCTTAGTGTTGAATTGGGTGTTTTTATTTAAAGCATTCGAAGAAATGTCCATTACGGTTGCTATTACTCTTTATAATTTAGCACCGATTTTTGTACTAATTATAGGCAGCTTATTTTTGAAAGAGAAGATGACGGTGACAGGCTTGCTAGCTATTATCACTTGTTTTTTAGGCAGTATCTTCATTATCGGTATTCAAAACTTCTCTTCATTTACAGACTTCGTCGGTTCTGGTTTTGGCTGGGCGATCCTTTCGGCTGTGTGCTATGCAATGACGATGCTTATTGGGAAGGGAATTACGGGATTAAGCGCGTACGCGATGACATTTGTTCAAACTACGATTGGTATTTTGATGTTATTCCCGTTTATGAACTTCACTGTATTCGTAGGGTTAAGTGATTCAAATTGGTTCTACATCATTGGGACGGGCTTAATACATACGGGATTTGTTTACTATTTGTTTTTCAATAGTCTTCGAAAATTAACGACAGTCGTCATTTCTGCTTTAGTGTTTGTCGACCCGGTTGTTGCCATCCTACTTGATACAATTATTTTAGATTTCCATCCTTCTATTTTACAAACGGTTGGAATCTTTCTGATTTTTGGTGGGATTGTCTATACAATAATTGGGGCACCTGTACGAGAAATAAAAACAGAGTCTGCTTCTAAAGTAATTTAG
- a CDS encoding helix-turn-helix domain-containing protein: MKIKYDLPCNIAQSLNIIGDRWTLLVIHEILIGQTTFNEIKKGLDGISANLLSERLKLLEAQGLVTSELYSSHPPRYQYTLTESGKDLEHVFHALIIWGSEHLDHCYKKLVHTTTGDEVGLTYYSKRTGEIVHDIQAVSLEEEA; this comes from the coding sequence GTGAAAATAAAATACGATTTACCCTGTAATATCGCCCAGTCACTCAATATTATTGGAGATCGCTGGACACTGCTTGTCATTCATGAAATCCTTATCGGGCAGACAACATTTAATGAAATCAAGAAGGGACTAGATGGTATTTCTGCGAATCTATTATCCGAACGCTTAAAACTATTAGAAGCGCAAGGGCTTGTAACATCAGAACTCTATTCCAGTCATCCACCTCGTTATCAGTACACACTTACCGAAAGTGGGAAAGATTTAGAGCATGTCTTCCATGCACTAATCATCTGGGGAAGTGAGCATTTAGATCACTGCTACAAAAAATTGGTGCATACAACGACAGGTGACGAAGTAGGTCTTACTTATTATTCAAAACGAACGGGCGAAATCGTCCATGATATCCAAGCGGTAAGCCTTGAGGAGGAAGCATAA
- a CDS encoding DUF4242 domain-containing protein — protein sequence MGLFLVESSLSSIVSTKQEADQKAAELQTKLGEKEASLIELQVSKDFSRSFFIIEATDKEIASSVLQEAGITIELIKDVRLVGDELEKVKQQKDVVNYLVEWNLPEDLTMDQYLARKKKNSVHYEEVPEVAFARTYVCEDMSKCLCFYDAPDEAAVKRAREAVKTPIDSITEILG from the coding sequence ATAGGATTATTTTTAGTTGAATCATCTTTAAGCAGTATCGTAAGCACAAAGCAAGAGGCTGACCAAAAGGCAGCTGAGCTCCAAACAAAACTTGGAGAAAAAGAAGCTTCACTGATTGAACTACAAGTATCAAAAGATTTTTCACGCTCGTTCTTCATTATCGAAGCAACTGACAAAGAGATTGCATCTAGTGTGCTACAAGAGGCTGGCATTACAATCGAGCTGATCAAAGACGTTCGTCTTGTTGGCGACGAGTTAGAAAAAGTAAAACAACAAAAAGACGTCGTCAATTATTTAGTGGAGTGGAACCTGCCAGAAGACTTAACAATGGATCAGTATCTTGCTCGCAAAAAGAAAAATTCTGTTCATTACGAAGAAGTACCTGAAGTGGCGTTTGCTAGAACGTATGTCTGTGAAGATATGTCTAAATGTCTATGCTTCTACGATGCACCTGACGAAGCAGCTGTCAAACGCGCACGCGAAGCGGTAAAAACGCCAATCGATTCCATTACAGAAATTTTAGGCTAA
- the thiM gene encoding hydroxyethylthiazole kinase — protein sequence MIQKLREEQPLVHCITNIVVANFQANGLLALGASPIMADAVEEAAEIASISSCTVLNIGTLKRETVKAMLLAGKSANQHGKPVVLDPVGAGATAFRKESVLGILDEVDVTLIRCNAGELAAIAGVKWEAKGVDAGQGDTDLATLAEDVARRHHCIVAVTGVVDIVTDGNKTLHITGGHPLMAKITGSGCLLSAIAGAFLAVANEISLDAVANACIFYKQAGQQAAEKSGGPGDFQAQFLNALHQGGVAR from the coding sequence ATGATACAAAAACTGCGTGAAGAACAACCACTTGTGCATTGCATCACCAATATCGTCGTGGCCAATTTCCAAGCGAATGGTTTGCTAGCACTCGGCGCATCTCCCATTATGGCCGATGCTGTGGAGGAGGCAGCGGAAATCGCTAGTATCTCGTCTTGTACCGTGTTAAATATCGGCACACTGAAACGGGAAACCGTCAAAGCAATGCTTCTGGCGGGGAAAAGCGCTAATCAGCATGGTAAACCTGTCGTTCTCGATCCTGTCGGGGCTGGAGCAACCGCTTTCCGCAAAGAATCTGTTTTAGGGATTTTAGATGAAGTCGATGTGACACTCATCCGATGTAATGCGGGCGAACTTGCCGCCATTGCAGGGGTAAAATGGGAGGCAAAAGGCGTCGACGCGGGTCAAGGTGACACGGATTTAGCCACACTTGCAGAGGACGTTGCACGTAGACACCACTGTATCGTTGCCGTTACCGGCGTGGTCGATATTGTCACCGATGGCAACAAAACGCTGCACATTACAGGCGGGCATCCATTGATGGCCAAAATTACAGGCAGCGGTTGCCTACTAAGTGCCATCGCAGGTGCATTCTTGGCTGTCGCGAATGAAATTTCGTTGGACGCGGTAGCGAATGCATGTATTTTTTATAAACAAGCTGGACAGCAGGCTGCTGAAAAATCCGGGGGTCCCGGCGATTTTCAAGCTCAGTTTTTGAACGCCCTTCATCAGGGAGGTGTAGCAAGATGA
- a CDS encoding alpha/beta hydrolase, protein MMKHIFKEGTNAAKPVLLMLHGTGGTENDLLSLADLIDPAASVLSIRGNVLENGMPRFFRRLAEGIFDEEDLIFRTKELNEFLDEAALKYGFDRSNIMAIGYSNGANIAASLLFHHAGALKGAILHHPMVPRRGIDLPDLSGASVFMAAGKNDPMCSAQEAEELDELLTVAGAQVKVHWEMNGHSLTRTEVDAAAEWYRAIF, encoded by the coding sequence ATGATGAAACATATATTCAAAGAAGGAACAAATGCTGCAAAGCCAGTTTTGCTAATGCTTCACGGTACGGGCGGGACGGAAAATGATTTATTGTCACTTGCCGATTTAATTGACCCGGCGGCTTCGGTATTGAGTATTCGGGGAAATGTTCTTGAAAATGGGATGCCACGCTTTTTCCGCAGATTGGCAGAAGGTATTTTCGATGAGGAGGATTTAATTTTCCGGACGAAGGAATTGAATGAATTTCTTGATGAAGCAGCTCTGAAATACGGATTTGACCGATCGAATATCATGGCAATTGGTTATTCCAATGGAGCGAATATTGCTGCGAGCTTGTTGTTCCATCATGCAGGCGCATTGAAAGGTGCGATTTTGCATCACCCGATGGTTCCAAGGCGGGGCATTGACCTTCCAGATTTATCGGGTGCTTCGGTATTTATGGCGGCGGGGAAAAATGATCCGATGTGTTCAGCGCAAGAAGCGGAGGAGTTGGATGAACTGCTGACAGTTGCAGGGGCACAAGTGAAGGTACATTGGGAAATGAACGGCCATTCGTTGACGCGGACAGAAGTGGACGCGGCGGCGGAATGGTACAGAGCGATCTTTTAA